From Woronichinia naegeliana WA131, the proteins below share one genomic window:
- a CDS encoding BrnA antitoxin family protein, with protein MKEQYDFSTGKRGAIDPIPQGKTQITLYLDDEIIDWFRETVNAQNGGNYQTLINQALQDYIQQKGESLESLLRRILREELTTSK; from the coding sequence ATGAAAGAACAATACGACTTTAGCACTGGAAAACGAGGTGCGATCGATCCCATTCCCCAAGGAAAAACCCAGATCACCCTATATCTTGATGATGAAATTATTGACTGGTTTCGAGAAACCGTCAACGCCCAAAATGGCGGTAACTACCAAACCTTAATTAACCAAGCTCTACAAGACTATATTCAACAAAAAGGAGAATCCTTAGAATCATTATTACGCCGCATTTTACGCGAAGAATTAACCACATCTAAATAA
- a CDS encoding dynamin family protein: MNNINQQNMDDQFDAKRTELLNLLNKSREIVDRLDESGYFPSDTEDLRNQINTTSQRCHEGLFTIALIASFQSGKSTTLNTFADGREIAPRGLGGGGIKTSACLVKVRNPNQGEKETAKITWRTHKDLLLRLDEILGMTACQIPDSETSKKLRLIKQNKANSIIEKEKEKYNQEYFSIIDFRTLSGKILLEQALMEELKICNDSVQKGSEEIEDKLDLLRFAMIVLAYHNNPALKSLQEQTDFQPNEIENYLKFPAKFGERWNKCFDNFQENLVGKEFRLSEVMYAFIEEVTYIVNSENLRKSGAQIVDCPGLFVSHYDTLTARIAMQESSAIWYLLTGDKQLSKLEKEALSIINGAGLASKVFFGVNYKDNPDTKKNVFSEILQELKKLGFTDSYQTQPLYFNAFLALRAVQGEKLLNNRLDSYSQEQIKQDAIAMGILDEGSEFDSVEQAWLESVEDVLNKVVTKSRRKDILSSGFTERTVELVKSESKWDLVTDQIKQYVFETKAWSVLIDLGCEPVINTLGKTETSLKVAEDNAKKGLEQAEQEWEDARQKLASFQDESQAIITDYIDDNWDIVLAQSFWKEVFVPSIKATGKTAAPIIANEATIKNALRDTLTNIGNTITPVMNWLTTKVNENFNTNFGDIELSETLKERCGQIIRNEFENNVNIKSQGWFNSLKKGGNQDYETKILRRVVKACVLLVKEWESLDLNHNSYLQGLDVNIPKLSGDIRRDMEKFSSIGFDGAVDKSIEKPFQDISITFASLYFLFLFDFVFPGLGMVLFTAAVVAIVIISRFKSKEDYISDISDKINEELEKGVKLNQGDITVKLQEKLQVVRNFYLHSITNSFKKMSKQLEQRIEEAKAIFSSTQSERDKIAYIAKDFRQSDIEPLRQELKKFKSSVEDIWKEPS, from the coding sequence ATGAACAATATCAATCAACAAAACATGGATGATCAGTTTGATGCCAAGCGTACTGAACTGTTAAATCTGTTAAACAAGTCACGCGAAATTGTTGACAGACTTGATGAATCAGGTTATTTTCCATCTGATACTGAGGATTTACGCAACCAAATTAATACTACAAGTCAGCGTTGCCATGAAGGATTATTTACTATTGCTTTAATTGCCTCATTTCAGTCAGGCAAATCAACAACTCTGAATACATTTGCTGATGGTAGAGAAATCGCCCCACGCGGTTTAGGTGGTGGTGGCATTAAAACCAGTGCCTGTCTAGTAAAGGTTCGTAATCCTAATCAGGGAGAAAAAGAAACTGCTAAAATAACTTGGAGAACGCATAAAGATTTGCTCTTGCGTTTAGATGAAATTCTTGGTATGACTGCTTGTCAGATACCTGATTCTGAAACTTCAAAAAAGCTGCGTTTGATAAAGCAAAACAAGGCTAACTCTATCATAGAAAAAGAGAAAGAAAAATATAATCAAGAATATTTTTCAATAATAGACTTTAGAACTCTATCAGGTAAAATTTTACTTGAGCAGGCTTTAATGGAAGAGTTGAAAATTTGCAACGATAGTGTGCAAAAAGGTTCTGAAGAAATAGAAGATAAGTTAGACCTTTTACGATTCGCGATGATTGTTCTTGCTTACCATAATAATCCTGCTCTAAAATCTCTCCAAGAACAGACTGATTTTCAACCAAATGAGATAGAAAATTATCTTAAATTTCCTGCGAAATTTGGAGAACGATGGAATAAATGCTTTGATAATTTTCAAGAGAATTTAGTGGGCAAAGAATTTAGACTTTCAGAAGTCATGTATGCTTTTATCGAAGAAGTAACCTACATAGTAAACTCAGAGAATCTCAGAAAATCAGGAGCGCAAATCGTTGATTGCCCTGGGCTTTTTGTCAGTCATTATGATACATTGACTGCTCGTATAGCGATGCAAGAATCTTCAGCAATTTGGTATTTACTTACTGGGGATAAGCAACTTTCCAAATTAGAAAAAGAAGCGTTAAGTATCATCAATGGTGCTGGTCTTGCAAGTAAAGTTTTTTTTGGTGTTAACTATAAGGATAATCCAGACACAAAGAAAAATGTTTTTTCGGAGATTTTGCAAGAACTCAAAAAATTAGGATTTACAGACTCTTACCAAACGCAACCTCTTTATTTCAATGCTTTTCTTGCCCTTAGAGCTGTGCAAGGAGAAAAACTTCTTAATAATCGCTTAGATTCTTATAGTCAGGAACAAATTAAACAAGATGCAATAGCAATGGGAATACTTGACGAAGGTAGTGAATTTGATTCAGTTGAGCAAGCATGGCTAGAGAGTGTGGAGGATGTGTTAAATAAAGTTGTAACTAAGTCACGACGAAAAGATATTCTCTCTTCAGGATTTACTGAGAGGACGGTGGAACTTGTTAAATCTGAATCTAAGTGGGATTTAGTCACAGATCAAATCAAGCAGTATGTTTTTGAAACTAAAGCTTGGTCTGTTCTGATTGATTTAGGATGTGAACCTGTTATAAATACTTTAGGAAAAACCGAAACTAGCCTTAAAGTAGCTGAAGATAATGCAAAAAAAGGTCTAGAACAAGCTGAACAAGAATGGGAAGACGCAAGACAAAAACTTGCTTCATTTCAAGATGAATCTCAAGCAATAATTACTGACTACATCGATGATAACTGGGATATCGTCCTTGCTCAAAGCTTTTGGAAAGAGGTGTTTGTTCCTTCTATAAAAGCTACAGGCAAAACTGCTGCGCCTATTATTGCAAACGAGGCTACTATTAAAAATGCCCTTAGAGATACATTGACTAACATCGGTAATACTATCACTCCCGTAATGAATTGGCTAACAACGAAGGTTAATGAAAATTTTAATACTAATTTTGGTGACATCGAGCTATCTGAAACACTAAAGGAAAGGTGTGGTCAAATTATTAGAAATGAATTTGAAAATAATGTAAATATTAAATCTCAGGGATGGTTTAACTCCCTCAAAAAAGGTGGAAATCAAGATTATGAGACAAAGATTCTTCGGAGAGTTGTAAAAGCTTGTGTATTGCTTGTAAAGGAATGGGAAAGTCTTGATCTTAACCACAATTCTTATTTGCAAGGTCTTGATGTTAATATACCTAAGCTAAGTGGTGATATCCGAAGAGATATGGAAAAGTTTAGCAGTATAGGGTTTGATGGAGCTGTGGACAAATCAATAGAGAAGCCATTCCAAGATATAAGTATAACTTTTGCCTCTTTATATTTTCTTTTTCTGTTCGACTTTGTATTTCCTGGCTTAGGTATGGTTCTATTCACAGCAGCAGTTGTAGCAATAGTAATTATTAGTCGATTTAAGTCGAAGGAAGATTACATTTCAGACATTTCAGACAAAATCAACGAGGAGTTAGAGAAAGGAGTCAAATTAAATCAGGGAGATATAACTGTAAAACTCCAAGAAAAATTGCAAGTAGTTCGCAACTTTTACTTGCACTCTATAACTAATTCATTTAAAAAAATGAGTAAGCAACTCGAACAACGAATTGAAGAAGCAAAGGCTATCTTTAGTAGCACTCAATCAGAAAGAGACAAAATTGCATATATTGCAAAAGATTTTAGACAGAGTGATATTGAACCTTTACGTCAAGAATTAAAGAAATTTAAATCTTCTGTAGAAGACATTTGGAAAGAACCTTCTTGA
- a CDS encoding dynamin family protein: MKSWTDYLKIIEEIEPSSKGRFRELPKISVVGCFQNGKSTFINCLLDKLVARPGDGRVTTKISTRYRWGESTSVKFRTSQGLESITLDEYLKCANLDQISQTSAFQAEITLPTEILKKIELIDTPGFDANEQDTDNVTRSLDEANYAIVVLTNNRTLGEPEARMFEFIKSKNIPYTVIMNCRDINIAMEWYPTHKKNLDIIKENEAIFERWGCTPEKIDGNSSIYPCNLLWYWFATQMNKSLVDYDDDLSDQIEFVLNRKKESLSKDNIIRLSNVLEIKSFFRHRLAHII; the protein is encoded by the coding sequence ATGAAAAGTTGGACAGACTATTTAAAGATAATAGAAGAGATAGAACCTTCCTCAAAAGGTCGATTTAGAGAATTACCTAAAATATCCGTTGTTGGATGCTTTCAAAATGGCAAATCAACTTTTATTAATTGTCTTCTCGATAAGCTAGTAGCACGCCCTGGTGATGGAAGAGTAACTACTAAAATATCCACTCGTTACCGTTGGGGAGAATCTACTAGTGTTAAGTTTCGTACTAGTCAGGGCTTAGAGTCTATAACCTTGGATGAATATTTAAAGTGTGCTAACCTTGACCAAATTTCTCAAACTAGCGCATTTCAGGCAGAAATTACTTTACCTACAGAGATTCTCAAAAAAATTGAGTTAATCGATACTCCAGGATTCGATGCAAATGAGCAAGATACGGATAATGTCACTCGTTCATTAGATGAAGCAAACTATGCCATAGTTGTTTTGACCAATAACCGAACTTTAGGTGAGCCTGAAGCACGAATGTTTGAGTTTATAAAATCAAAAAACATTCCCTATACCGTGATTATGAATTGTAGGGACATTAATATAGCGATGGAATGGTATCCTACCCATAAGAAAAATTTAGATATTATTAAAGAAAATGAAGCTATTTTTGAAAGATGGGGTTGCACACCAGAAAAAATAGATGGTAATAGCTCAATATATCCATGTAATTTATTATGGTATTGGTTTGCCACCCAAATGAATAAATCACTCGTAGATTATGACGATGATTTATCAGATCAAATTGAATTTGTCTTAAATAGAAAAAAAGAAAGTCTATCAAAAGATAATATTATTAGATTGAGTAATGTTTTAGAAATCAAGTCTTTTTTTCGACATCGTTTAGCGCATATAATCTAG
- a CDS encoding BrnT family toxin: MQYEYEWDHNKARSNLRKHSIQFADAVSVFNDNFAIIISDEHPDEERFIIIGLDFFRRILVIAYTYRDQNTIRIISARKANKIERQQYEG, translated from the coding sequence ATGCAATACGAATATGAATGGGATCACAACAAAGCACGTTCCAACCTTCGTAAACATAGCATCCAATTTGCAGACGCAGTTTCTGTCTTTAATGACAACTTCGCCATCATCATTAGCGATGAGCATCCCGACGAAGAAAGATTTATTATAATAGGATTAGACTTTTTCAGACGAATTCTGGTTATTGCTTATACCTATCGAGATCAAAATACAATCAGAATCATCTCAGCCCGCAAAGCTAACAAAATTGAACGCCAACAATATGAAGGATAA
- a CDS encoding type II toxin-antitoxin system HicB family antitoxin: protein MLVRYALSDYIQEALTISTIEQLEDGSYVGRIPNCQGVIAFGNTFAECQIELRSALEDWVLVGLKLGHTLPVIAGIDLNQE from the coding sequence ATGTTAGTTCGCTATGCTTTAAGCGATTATATCCAAGAAGCTCTTACTATTTCTACTATTGAACAATTAGAAGATGGTAGTTATGTTGGTAGAATCCCTAATTGTCAAGGGGTAATTGCTTTTGGAAATACTTTTGCAGAGTGTCAGATTGAGTTGCGTTCTGCGCTTGAAGATTGGGTTTTAGTGGGTTTAAAATTAGGTCATACTTTGCCTGTTATTGCAGGAATTGATTTGAATCAGGAATAG
- a CDS encoding MvaI/BcnI family restriction endonuclease — protein MKIYTKETLIEKLKSIRDLGFILNARQGNHGGIGNTLEDLLEIKENNLPIPNAAEWELKTQRIGTSSLTTLFHLEPSPQALKFVPSLLLPKYGWPHQEAGLKYPTTEMSFRQTIHGLSPSDRGFKVKIAESEQKILISFDYKSVSDKHSCWLESVKERIGLGELNPQPYWGFADLAAKAGTKLRNSFYVQAQIKRENGLEYYHYQKILKLSRFSFDGFLKGLRERFILIDFDARTGHNHGTKFRLRQNRLPDLYEHTEEI, from the coding sequence ATGAAAATTTATACTAAAGAAACTCTTATTGAAAAGCTCAAAAGTATCCGCGATCTGGGTTTTATTCTTAATGCAAGACAAGGTAATCATGGTGGTATAGGAAATACCCTTGAAGATTTATTGGAAATCAAAGAAAATAATTTACCGATACCCAATGCAGCAGAATGGGAATTAAAAACACAACGCATCGGAACAAGTTCATTAACAACGCTATTCCATCTTGAACCATCCCCCCAAGCATTAAAATTTGTTCCCTCGTTGTTATTGCCCAAATATGGTTGGCCACATCAAGAAGCTGGATTAAAATATCCAACAACTGAAATGAGCTTCCGCCAAACCATTCATGGACTTTCGCCGAGTGATAGAGGTTTTAAGGTAAAAATAGCTGAAAGTGAACAAAAAATTTTAATTTCTTTTGATTATAAATCAGTTTCGGATAAACACTCTTGCTGGCTTGAATCAGTTAAAGAGCGGATTGGGCTAGGTGAACTTAATCCTCAACCTTATTGGGGGTTTGCTGATTTAGCAGCTAAAGCTGGAACAAAATTACGAAATTCCTTCTACGTTCAAGCTCAAATCAAACGAGAAAATGGTTTAGAATATTACCATTATCAGAAAATCTTAAAGTTAAGTCGTTTCAGTTTTGACGGTTTTCTAAAAGGCTTGCGAGAGAGATTTATCCTAATAGATTTTGATGCCAGAACTGGACATAATCATGGTACAAAATTTCGGCTCCGGCAAAACCGCTTACCAGATTTATATGAGCATACTGAGGAAATTTAG
- a CDS encoding type II toxin-antitoxin system mRNA interferase toxin, RelE/StbE family, producing the protein MINLVFSQSFKRAFKTTIKRQPELKSKIEAKLRLLADNPYNPILRTHKLKGKLSGAWAFSVEYNCRIIFNFEQNPETKDEEINLIDIGTHDEVY; encoded by the coding sequence ATGATTAACTTAGTTTTTAGCCAATCATTTAAACGCGCTTTTAAAACAACGATTAAACGACAACCCGAATTAAAATCGAAAATAGAAGCCAAATTAAGACTACTTGCTGACAATCCCTATAATCCAATATTACGCACTCATAAATTAAAAGGAAAATTATCAGGTGCTTGGGCTTTTTCTGTTGAGTATAATTGCCGAATTATCTTTAATTTTGAACAAAATCCTGAAACCAAAGACGAAGAAATTAACCTAATTGATATTGGAACTCACGATGAGGTTTATTAA
- a CDS encoding putative toxin-antitoxin system toxin component, PIN family gives MTQSLPKVILDTSVFVAALLSKNSQSSPPQVLDAWRNSQFTLIMSPQLLQELIVILNRQGISLLDIQSLITVIAKTSLFIPGAYETTILDNIDPNDNIFLAAAYEAKANYLVSLDRRHLLPLKYFHGTQILSPSLFLRML, from the coding sequence GTGACCCAATCACTCCCTAAAGTTATTCTCGATACCTCCGTATTTGTTGCCGCACTACTCAGCAAAAATTCTCAGAGTTCTCCACCTCAAGTATTAGATGCCTGGCGCAACAGCCAATTTACCCTTATCATGTCTCCTCAACTGTTACAAGAATTGATAGTTATCTTAAATCGGCAAGGCATTTCTTTACTTGATATTCAATCGTTAATTACAGTAATTGCAAAAACCAGCTTGTTTATTCCTGGAGCTTATGAAACAACAATTTTGGACAATATAGATCCCAACGACAATATTTTTTTAGCGGCTGCTTACGAAGCAAAAGCAAATTATTTAGTCAGTTTAGATCGGCGGCATTTACTCCCTCTAAAATATTTTCACGGTACACAAATTCTGAGTCCTTCACTTTTTTTAAGGATGTTATAA
- a CDS encoding site-specific DNA-methyltransferase encodes MNYPEDFINKIICGDCLEIMQYMPDKSIDLVVTSPPYNLKNSTGNGMKAGTKTGRWAGNPLQNGYAHHHDNMPHHEYVTWQKKCLSEAMRILRDDGAIFYNHKWRVQAGLMQDRADIVNDFPIRQIIIWKRAGGFNFNPGYFVPTYEVIYLIAKPKFKLASKKNGYGDVWDFPQEMKNAHPAPFPVALPFRCIESTTAQIILDPFSGSGTSAVAAKQLGRNYICIDISPEYCEAAQTRIDKTPNILGQEKIQNTLFDLSQL; translated from the coding sequence ATGAATTATCCTGAAGATTTTATAAACAAAATAATCTGTGGTGATTGCTTAGAAATTATGCAATATATGCCTGACAAAAGTATTGATTTAGTGGTTACATCTCCACCCTATAATCTCAAAAACTCCACTGGCAATGGCATGAAAGCTGGAACAAAGACTGGACGCTGGGCAGGGAATCCGCTTCAAAATGGATATGCTCATCATCATGATAATATGCCCCATCATGAATATGTTACATGGCAAAAAAAGTGCCTTAGTGAAGCCATGAGAATTTTAAGGGATGATGGTGCAATTTTTTATAATCACAAGTGGCGTGTACAGGCTGGTTTAATGCAGGATCGTGCCGATATTGTAAATGACTTTCCCATTCGTCAAATCATTATTTGGAAAAGAGCCGGCGGTTTTAATTTTAATCCTGGCTATTTTGTCCCAACTTATGAAGTTATTTATTTGATAGCTAAACCTAAATTTAAACTAGCATCTAAAAAAAACGGTTACGGTGATGTTTGGGATTTTCCACAAGAAATGAAAAATGCTCATCCTGCTCCTTTTCCTGTTGCCTTACCTTTTCGATGTATCGAATCTACAACGGCTCAAATTATCCTTGATCCATTCTCAGGCTCTGGAACTAGTGCGGTTGCAGCAAAGCAACTTGGCCGAAATTATATTTGCATTGATATTTCGCCAGAATATTGTGAAGCAGCACAAACACGGATTGATAAGACACCTAACATTTTAGGTCAAGAGAAAATCCAAAATACTCTTTTTGATCTTTCACAATTATGA
- a CDS encoding putative toxin-antitoxin system toxin component, PIN family codes for MTQSLPKVILDTSVFVAALLSKNSQSSPPQVLDAWRNSQFTLIMSPQLLQELIVILNRQGISLLDIQSLITVIAKTSLFIPGAYETTILDNIDPNDNIFLAAAYEAKANYLVSLDRRHLLPLKYFHGTQILSPSLFLRML; via the coding sequence GTGACCCAATCACTCCCTAAAGTTATTCTCGATACCTCCGTATTTGTTGCCGCACTACTCAGCAAAAATTCTCAGAGTTCTCCACCTCAAGTATTAGATGCCTGGCGCAACAGCCAATTTACCCTTATTATGTCTCCTCAACTGTTACAAGAATTGATAGTTATCTTAAATCGGCAAGGCATTTCTTTACTTGATATTCAATCGTTAATTACAGTAATTGCAAAAACCAGCTTGTTTATTCCTGGAGCTTATGAAACAACAATTTTGGACAATATAGATCCCAACGACAATATTTTTTTAGCGGCTGCTTACGAAGCAAAAGCAAATTATTTAGTCAGTTTAGATCGGCGGCATTTACTCCCGCTAAAATATTTTCACGGTACACAAATTCTGAGTCCTTCACTTTTTTTAAGGATGTTATAA